The genomic stretch atatatacataaatacatatatatatttacatttattatatgttgcttcaatttgtaaaaaaaaaaaaaaaaaatataacacaaTACggttattaataaaaaaagatatgaTGCAATTTATACCTTTTCTGGAATATGTAGTTATTCTTTACATATACAAATTTCTTATTCAAAATAGGTGATGttgaaattatattataaaaactcAGAAATCTTTTCTTAATTAAAAACATTGTTAAAAGTATCCATTCTTTATTacttttgtttatatatatttttgtccCTTGTACAagcaaaatattttttttgttatatataataataataataatattaataataaggttttttaagaaaattatatatttgcttACATATTTTACCTTAAcaaatgtgaaaaaaaaaaaaaaaaaaaaaaatatatatatatatatatataatatatatataataaaaattattaaataaataaatatgggATGGGGgggaaaatattaaaaaaaaaaattaataagaaaCAATACAAATAATCGATAATCATCAATTAAtagataaatttatttatatatatatatatttatatatactttttttttaataataataaaaaaatatatatttatatattaattttaaaaagggAGAAAGAACGTTTAATTGTGTTAAACATTTAtggatttattattatttcttcttgACAGATagaaaaggataaaaaaaaaaaaaaaaaataataactatattattatatatatttaatattatatatcatttttaataattaaacaGAAtggtatatttataaagaaaaatggtcttttttttaagaatttctttaaaaaaaaaaaaaaaaaacaaaaataaaaaaaggtatatatatatatttatatatatataatatataaagagaaaacaaataaacgtatattattatatatatatataaaaaaacaaataatgaacatatatgtagatatatatataatatatataaatttatatggaacataaaagaaatgaaataattcgaaaatataattatttctgttatatattataaaaaaaaaaaaaaaaaaagatatatatatatatatatatatatatatatatatatatatatataatatatatatatgcatatttatattttaatatatgtgaaataatttttaaaaattatacataatttacaattaataaaaaaaaacatataaataaataaaaacatacatatgcgtatatattatatacatgttatgttaaatatttttcctaattgttgtattttttttatttgtattttgtttgttttttttttttttttttttctcatccCTTGTATAATcacttaaaaaatatgaattatatatatatatatttatatatataaaagaatcggtaattatatatattataacaaaataaacatataaaaagggTACACATTAAACATAGTATATTTGGTATGTGTttttataaagaattatttatatgacattagtaatttattaacaaataatttatataacattCGGTATATTTTTCTgttctttaattttatgcattcatttatttattcattttattttttcacacacacatatatatatatatatatatatatgtacagtTCGATTTATTATAGTGTCTTATATCTTCTCatacattttcatttaataaattgtCAAAAGACACACCCTTACTTAAACAtcttatataatgataaataaaatCTCCCATTAAAACAAGTTGAACGATTTGCATAATGACAACCCAAAAACCAACATACGATTTaatctacaaaaaaaataaaataaaataaaagaaaagaaaagaatatattataataaatgtacatatataaatacatattgtctgcatattaaaatgattttttaattttacaatGTTATCTGAGGAGTTCAATTCTTTGTGTGACACTATCCAAAATAAGAAAGATAAAAcctaaaatgaaaaataaataaataaatatatatatatatatatatatatatatatgtgatatatgaataaaaccaacatatatatttaatatatacatatatttttttttgaactattttttacttttgaAAATGCCTGAGATGCCAAAAAGTGAGTAGTAAATGCAGCAACTTTTccctgaaaaaaaaaaaaaaaaaaaaaaaaaaaaacaggcacatatatatatatatattaacaaatgaatatacatatactttataatatacataaataatcattctttatatttttttttttacttcttTTTGAAACATGGATAATTGTGGTAATACACAAACTGACTCCAAATATAATGCAAATGACCAAGCAacctataaataattaaaaaagtaaaacATGAATATGTTGttatttcaaaataaaaatatatatatatatatatatgtatatctttTAGCTAGTTTGtcaggtaaaaaaaaaaataatttttttttttttttttatagctagctgtcatataaaaaaaaaaaatatatatatctacatatatatatatatatatatatatatattttttttccccctTTATATCTAGTTGTTGGGgtgtcatatattttattattttttatatttaattttttttatttacatcagCTGGAAGAAATGAATTCAATGATGGATGTACAAAAATTGCAATAACAAAAGCTggtataattaaaaataggTTATTGAAAATATCATTGGTACTATCATAggtatttttgtatttatatctaCACAAGTATACAATACAACAATTAATAAATAGCGAAACTGCTTCAACTAATTGATATAGCCAATCTCCACTTTTATCGTATGGTAAATATCCTTCAAATGGTACGATGGATATTAATCTTGATGTATTTAAAACTACATAACACTCCATCATTTTTAATGAAACACCTGCACATGACTTGttcatttctatttttaaaaagaccataagaaaagaaaacataCTAATTACTGATGATAGAGTTAATAAAAACGAAAAATCTCCATCtgaaaataaatgataaaatataaaaactaataataaaaagaaacaatatatttttatcgaTGAGCTATGGTCTGACAGGTAtctcttcattttttctgCATCGTTCACTTTTCTAAAAAAATCATTAACCCccttcatattattttaagaTTGTTTATGTAAAGAATTAtgaaatattcataaaaaaatatatataattattatgtggTAACTATATAAAAAGCTATATTCAGAATTAACACATTTAagtgtacatatataaatatatatatatatatatatatatatatgtatgatatGTATGATATGGTCtgtgtatgtattatataatatatataatatatattataatgtatattttttatgacatataataataataataataatatatatgtttcccAGGTTATTTTATgctatattaattattttatataaaatatctttCTTGTCCtttgaaaatattacatatataaaaatatttataacttttatatatatatatatatatatatatatacttgttTTAATaactattaaaaaaaaaaagaaaccaaaaaaaaaaataataataaatatataaatataaatataattataaatatatatattataatatgttattatatatttttttatttatatccaaattttataaaaacatatatattaataatattcctTGTACATGATTTTTCTAAAtagtatttttatatatattataatatcatgagtgtattaaaaaaaaaaaaaaaaaaaaaaaaaataggtttatttattaatattttttttttataatatttttatttttatttctttttaatgcAGAACATATGGTtatacaaaacaaaaaatatatataaaaatatatgaatatttataatattttataattattacaaatattataatatatataaatattatattttatacatgttaataataaaatatatgtatttatttattattctgattatatataaaataaaaaacatatatatatatatattataatatatatatgaattattgGGTATTTGATACATAATTAATCATAtgcataataaaatatttttttaataattttattatattttttcttatacatacataactACATATAACATGTAAGAATATCAAAATAAagtacatttattatatatatgatacataaatattttttaaaaaaacactgctttatacaatatattatattatgtatattatatatatatatatatatatattttttttttatatgtatatgaataatatatacataatatattttttattgttatattttgttgtatttatgaaatattatttttatgcgtatttcatattataatatatattaatatattaatatatatatatatatatattatatatatataatatatatttatatatatataatatatataatttatatactttttatttttaaaaagggtatttattatattcatattatatttttatatatataatataatatttatatattcattgaaaaaatatattatacttcataatttccttttcttttttttttttcctttttgaatatttattttaattatttacaacaataatataaaaaaaaaaaaaaaaaaaaaatttacttttttttccttttattttaaaaaaacaaaaaatacaataattagaaatatttcattcttcatataattaattttttttttatgtaaagacgagaaaaaaaaataaaaaatgattggcgtcttttttatttttacgtttaattttattgtttAGAAATATTATCATCCTTATAATTAAATAGTACTTGTTGTTCCgataattaaaaagaaaaaaaagtaaatggATATTTTGAAggaattttaaaaaagaaaaagaaatgtttataagtagtatatatatatatatatatatatatattgaaaatatatatttttaatatatatatatatatatatatatatatattgaaaatatatatttttaatttttttctcaagatgaataatatattatgtatataaaatatattca from Plasmodium falciparum 3D7 genome assembly, chromosome: 13 encodes the following:
- a CDS encoding ER lumen protein retaining receptor 1, putative yields the protein MKGVNDFFRKVNDAEKMKRYLSDHSSSIKIYCFFLLLVFIFYHLFSDGDFSFLLTLSSVISMFSFLMVFLKIEMNKSCAGVSLKMMECYVVLNTSRLISIVPFEGYLPYDKSGDWLYQLVEAVSLFINCCIVYLCRYKYKNTYDSTNDIFNNLFLIIPAFVIAIFVHPSLNSFLPADVAWSFALYLESVCVLPQLSMFQKEGKVAAFTTHFLASQAFSKVLSFLFWIVSHKELNSSDNIIKSYVGFWVVIMQIVQLVLMGDFIYHYIRCLSKGVSFDNLLNENV